From the Planktothrix sp. FACHB-1365 genome, the window AGGCAAAATTAAAATGTCTTTTTTTTCCCAGCGATACAACAATTTTAAAGAACGGTTGAAAAATAGTTCAATCCCATAGGGACGGCTTAATCGTTCTAAAAAACGTCGTCGAGAAATCATGCCAAAAAAGGTTTTATTTTCGGTCAAAATTACCCCAGGTAATGAAGGATTAGAATTAAAGGATTTAGCGATAACTCCTCCAATTTCTGAAACATCAACTTGAAAATCATATAAGTATTGATTTTGAAGGGTTGATGATAAGTCAGCATAGGGAGTAGAAGTGATAGGGTAGGACAAGTTGTATAAATCAAATCCGTTGGAACTTAGCATAAAATGTTGATGTTGTTTGTAAAGATATGATGTTCTGAAGTAGATCAGGTTTCTCGGACTCCCAGATCAGATTCATTCTTCTCTATCATAACCAAGTTCTAGCAGAATGGTAGTTGTCAACCTCCATTCAGAGCAAGCTTAAACTGGAATTATTTGGATTTTTGTGATAGTATTAATAATAGTTTTACTGATCTTTTAACTAATACACCTGTGTTAATAGAACCCCTTTCTCAAAATTGTAAAAACTTACACCCATCTCGTATCAATAAAATTATAAATTTAGATTGTCAACTGAAAGAGTATTTCTCAAAACAGTTATTTTTAAAACCTGAATTAAGTAGAACTCTAGTTAGTTTTCAAGCGAATAAAACTCAGGCTCTTTATCGTTGCTTTAAATATAAAGAAGCCTTTTCAGTTCCTCTTGTTGAATATTTTCTGAAAAAATATCAGATTAATCAAGGTAATATTTTAGATCCTTTTGCAGGAAGTGGGACAACTTTATTTGCAGCTAATTCTCATGGGATTAATACAGATGGGGTTGAATTACTTCCAATTGGTCAGGAAATTATTAAGAGTCGAAAAATTATTGATTGTGATTTAACTCAAGAAGATTTATCAAGAATTGAATATTGGAAAACCACAAAACCTTGGTTAGAAACAAAAGAGTTAGATCCTTTGCTAGAATTGAGAATTACAAAAGGTGCTTATCCTGAAGAAACAAAAGGATCAATTGAAAAATATAGGGGTGCTTTACAACTAGAAGCTGAACCCGTAAAAACTGTGTTATGTTTTGCTTTATTATGTATATTAGAAGAAGTGAGTTATACTCGTAAAGATGGTCAATATTTGCGATGGGATTATCGTTCAATTCATAAACAAGGTAAAACACCTTTTAATAAAGGAGAAATTCTTAGCTTTGAACAAGCCATTGTTAACAAATTAGATGAAATTATTCAAGATATTCAGCCTTCTAGTCAACAATTAGAACTTTTTTCTATTTCTACGAATCCAGATCAAGGAACACTTAAACTTTATAACGGTTCCTGTTTAGATATTCTACCTACCTTACCTGAAAATGTCTATGATGCTGTCATTACTTCCCCTCCTTATTGTAATCGCTATGACTATACTCGAACTTATGCTTTAGAATTAGCATTACTGGGGGTGAATGAAAAAGAACTGGTAAAACTTAGACAACAAATGTTAAGCTGTACTGTTGAAAATAAAGCCAAGGATTTATTAAAGATGAATCCAGGTTGGAAAACGGCTCTTGATGTAACCCATAATCAAGAACTGTTGCAATCTATTTTAAATTACTTACAGGAACAAAAAGAACAAAATTTATTAAATAATAATGGTATTATTAGAATGATAACAGGTTATTTTTATGAAATGGCTTGTGTAATTCAGGAGTGTGGTAGAGTGATGAAACCTTATGCACCTCTAATTCTAGTTAATGATAATGTTCGCTATGCTGGAATCAGCATTTCTGTGGATTTAATTCTCTCTAAAATTGCAGAAGATTTAGGATTTTATATTGAAAATATTTTAGTCTTACCTAATGCAAAAGGAAACAGTAGTCAGCAAATGGGGTTACATGGGAGAGACGCTTTAAGAAAGTGTATCTATATTTGGAGAAAAGGCAAATGACAACTCAAAAAACCTATCTTCAACATTTAACAAGGAGTGAGGATCTGATTACAGAGTATCAAGCAACTCGATCAGGCTTTGTTGCTTTAGCTTTGGAAAAAAACCGGAGAGCAACTCCTTTTATTGAACAAGCAAGAACCCTCAAGCTATTTGCTTCTCAGGCTACAATACCGACGGATCTTTTAGCAATTACAGATATACAACCTGCTTTACTAACAGCAGCAGGACTCTCGGATAAATCTATTAAATATTTAGAAATTCAAGATAAAATCGATGCCATTCAAGGATTAATTAAAAACTTTTTAGAACCCGCAGGAGCAAATTTTATAGAAGAGTTAGTTTTTAGATTTTTACTAACACGAGGAGATACATTAGGTGGTGCAATGCGGAATGCTGGCGGAATTCTAGCACAACGAAAACTAATTCGTACCTTGATTTCTATATTAAGAATTTCAGGAAAATCTTATCGATGGTTACATTCTGCAACAAATCAATGGATACAAATGCTAGAAGATGACTCTGATATCGAGTTATATTTAAAAGGTTTAAGTTGGAAACATGAACTCGAATACCGCACTTTAATGTTTAATCGAAAAGTTAATTTAGTAGGTAATAATGTAGATTTGTGCATCTTGAATTGTACTCCAGAAGAACTGACTCAAAAAGAACAATTACCCTCCAGTTATATTGCATTAGGAGAACTCAAAGGCGGAATTGATCCAGCAGGTGCAGATGAACATTGGAAAACAGCACGAACAGCGTTACAGCGAATTATCACTGCATTCTCAAAAATAGAACTTAAACCCCATACCTTTTTTATTGGTGCTGCTATTGAAAGAAATATGGCTAGAGAAATTTGGCATCAACTTGAAAATGAACTATTAGAAAATGCAGCCAATCTGACTAATGATCAACAAATGGTTTCTATCTGTCGATGGATATGCCATCTGTAGGATCAAAAGTCTATTTTACTCATTATCCGATAGAATTTGTAAACGAATTCTACCCTCACTACCATCCCCTAATTGCACTTCAATAATTTGACCTGCTAACTGTTCTAAACAGCCTAAAAGCGATCGCAAATGGGGGGTACTTGCTCCTGTATCCACATATAATCGATCCGCTAAACTTCCGACTCGTTTCCAACTACTATACAATTTAACCATCGTTTGTTCGAGAACAGTGGCTTGTTTAACTAAATCAGAAGCTGTATTTAAACATCCCACCCGTAACGCTTCTTCTAAAGCCATTTCCATATCCACAGAAGACTGATTTAAGGCTTGAACTTGAGCCGCAGCATCCAAATATTTCGATAAATTTTTGGCTTCCGATGTTAACTGTTTAATCGTATCAACATCAGGATTTTCTACCATTTCCCGTTGCAATTCTGTAATGTGTGCTTCGGGTAATTTTTCCATTTCTCGAACTAATGGCGCAAGATACCGAGGCGGCATGGAACCCTCCGTTGCTTTTTCCCGAATTTCATCAGGAATTAAATCAGAACTCATCGCCGTCCATTCATCATTTAATTGTCGAACTTCACGACGAGTAATGCGATCGCCTTTACACGCCGCATCACTGACCATTTGTTGAACTTCTGCGGGTGCTTTTGCAGTTTCTACAAAAGCTCGTTTACTAAAATTATTAATTGCATCGGGGTTAAGATGACCTTGAAGTAATAAAGTATCCGCACTATTTGCTAATTCAATTAAAGCGTAGGCTTGACTTTTGCTAATTTCCCGTTCTTTTAACCAATTTAAAAAGCCTGTCCCCCGTCCCTCGCCGCCTTTTTTCTCGCGATCACGAACCACTCTTAAAATTCTGCCTCGCCAAATTTCCGTTTGCAAGTCAAAGCGATCGCAAACTTTCCAAGCGACATCAATTTGGTGTTCAAAATCCAATTCAGGAATTTCTGCTTCTGGATCAGGAAGTTCAAAATGCAGATCCTGAAATTCAGCTAAAACCTGGACAAGTTCATCGGGAGTTTGGGGACTGTCGGCCATCGGACGCACGCTTAGTTGGGAGACTGCCGGATCATTATTGCACAATTAGGCAACCTCTGACGTTATCGATCAAAGATCAAAAGCCAAATCCAGTTTTATTCGATAGGAATTAAACAGCCTGTGTGCTACATTTATACACCCTACAAGATCAATTTATTCGATTAATTTAAAGAGTAATTCTAAAATTTCTTTGCGATCTTTTTGATTAGTTTCGGGTTGTTCATCTAACCAAGTGATCGCTTCATTTCTTCCCTCTTCCGCCGCAATCATTAAAGTACCCCAGGTTTTTAAATCCAGTTGATCGGGTTTTTCTAATAAAGCAGCATTCAGACGATTTTTAATCCGTCCTCCATTAGATCTTAATAAATTAGCAATTTCTTGTTGATTCCCTGGATTATTTTTTAACACCTCTAACGCCTCACTCCAGCGTCCATCAATTAAACTTGCTAAAACTTGTTGACTGGGACTCGCCCAGGCTGCAATGGCTTGCGCTTTAGTAATTTTAGCATGAAATTCAATTAAATCTAACTGCCCTTGAACGGCGGATGACCATTTTAAAGAAGATTGATTTCCAGAAACAATATTTTTTTTCAAGGGTTTAATTAAATCTAATGCTGGCGACCATAACCCACTTCTAGCTAATCGTAAAGCTTGTCGATAATTATAATCATCTAAGAAGACTTCATCTAAAGAAATAGCCGTTAATTGAATCGGATTTGGAATAAATTTAAAGGGTTGAACTTGATAAATACTAAACTGAGGTTCTAAGCCGATAGTTTGTTCAATTAATAATTCCGGGTCTTTTCCTCCCGTAACTTCCTGCCAGATTGGTTGCTGTCCGGCGGCACTTTTCCACTCTAACATCATACTCAAATGATGGTGATTGGGATTGTAATGAATAATCTGTCCGTAGGGAACAATTTTGTCCCCCATAACTCGCTCACTATTAAGATTAAACCAAAGCCCCATTTGAGGAATTTTGCCTTTAAATGGAGTTAATCGCGTTAAGGGAAGTGGCTTATTAGAACCTTGTTGATTGGATTCAGTTCCAATTAAAGATGCAATTACAAAAGATTCGGCTGGGCCTTGAGTATCAAGTTGTTGAGTTAAGCGATAATAGGAAGTGGTACCTGGTCGTTGATAGGGCATTTGCACCGCTTGAT encodes:
- a CDS encoding DNA methyltransferase, translating into MLIEPLSQNCKNLHPSRINKIINLDCQLKEYFSKQLFLKPELSRTLVSFQANKTQALYRCFKYKEAFSVPLVEYFLKKYQINQGNILDPFAGSGTTLFAANSHGINTDGVELLPIGQEIIKSRKIIDCDLTQEDLSRIEYWKTTKPWLETKELDPLLELRITKGAYPEETKGSIEKYRGALQLEAEPVKTVLCFALLCILEEVSYTRKDGQYLRWDYRSIHKQGKTPFNKGEILSFEQAIVNKLDEIIQDIQPSSQQLELFSISTNPDQGTLKLYNGSCLDILPTLPENVYDAVITSPPYCNRYDYTRTYALELALLGVNEKELVKLRQQMLSCTVENKAKDLLKMNPGWKTALDVTHNQELLQSILNYLQEQKEQNLLNNNGIIRMITGYFYEMACVIQECGRVMKPYAPLILVNDNVRYAGISISVDLILSKIAEDLGFYIENILVLPNAKGNSSQQMGLHGRDALRKCIYIWRKGK
- a CDS encoding AvaI/BsoBI family type II restriction endonuclease; protein product: MTTQKTYLQHLTRSEDLITEYQATRSGFVALALEKNRRATPFIEQARTLKLFASQATIPTDLLAITDIQPALLTAAGLSDKSIKYLEIQDKIDAIQGLIKNFLEPAGANFIEELVFRFLLTRGDTLGGAMRNAGGILAQRKLIRTLISILRISGKSYRWLHSATNQWIQMLEDDSDIELYLKGLSWKHELEYRTLMFNRKVNLVGNNVDLCILNCTPEELTQKEQLPSSYIALGELKGGIDPAGADEHWKTARTALQRIITAFSKIELKPHTFFIGAAIERNMAREIWHQLENELLENAANLTNDQQMVSICRWICHL